The following are encoded in a window of Trueperaceae bacterium genomic DNA:
- a CDS encoding PQQ-binding-like beta-propeller repeat protein, translated as MQPSSQRAWRNVLLGTVAVALLGTAMANQDLLRIQQDPGQVAMANVNYNGNNFSPLDRINTFNVRNLQVKWTFQLGVTDSMEAPPLVVGDTMYLLTPKPNTVYAIDLVNPGVLKWSFRPEMPGLEQATACCGAQSRGLTYAEGKIIFTTLDGQLFALDAETGEVVWQNSSVVDLSITETTTGAPLVVGDNVIIGNEGGERGIRGWVAAFDLNTGEQKWKYYNTGPDEEMGIGDRWNPFYEADQVEEPGVSTW; from the coding sequence ATGCAGCCAAGCTCGCAGCGCGCATGGCGCAACGTCTTGCTCGGCACGGTGGCCGTAGCCCTGCTCGGCACCGCCATGGCCAACCAAGACCTGCTACGGATCCAGCAAGACCCGGGCCAGGTCGCGATGGCCAACGTCAACTACAACGGCAACAACTTCAGCCCGCTGGACAGGATCAACACGTTCAACGTCCGCAACCTCCAGGTCAAGTGGACGTTCCAGCTCGGCGTCACGGACTCGATGGAGGCGCCGCCCCTCGTGGTCGGCGACACCATGTACCTCCTCACGCCCAAGCCGAACACCGTCTACGCGATCGACCTGGTCAACCCGGGCGTCCTCAAGTGGTCCTTCCGCCCCGAGATGCCCGGCCTCGAGCAGGCCACGGCCTGCTGCGGCGCGCAGTCTCGCGGTCTGACCTACGCCGAGGGCAAGATCATCTTCACCACCCTCGACGGCCAGCTCTTCGCGCTGGACGCCGAGACCGGTGAGGTCGTCTGGCAGAACAGCTCGGTCGTCGACCTGAGCATCACCGAGACCACGACCGGTGCCCCGCTGGTGGTCGGCGACAACGTCATCATCGGCAACGAGGGCGGCGAGCGCGGCATCCGCGGCTGGGTGGCGGCCTTCGACCTCAACACCGGCGAACAGAAGTGGAAGTACTACAACACCGGGCCCGACGAAGAGATGGGCATCGGCGACCGCTGGAACCCCTTCTACGAGGCCGACCAGGTCGAAGAGCCCGGCGTGAGCACGTGGT